One Natranaerovirga hydrolytica genomic window carries:
- the pflA gene encoding pyruvate formate-lyase-activating protein, whose product MKNIIGRIHSLESCGTVDGPGIRFVVFMQGCPLRCQYCHNPDTWKLSNGKEMDTDSLLDEILKYSSYMRFSGGGVTMTGGEPLLQLDFVKEILKGCKENEIHTALDTSGYIFNDNVKDVLDYTDLVLLDVKGYNKDKYKDLTGVALDPTLDFLSYLNTINKPTWVRFVLVPNLTDDEKDLHDLAKFLSTFNNIERLELLPFHKMGEYKWEELGYEYKLKNTDEPTEQGILKAKNIFESYNINVYTNE is encoded by the coding sequence ATGAAGAATATAATCGGAAGAATTCATTCATTAGAATCTTGTGGTACTGTTGATGGACCTGGCATTCGCTTTGTGGTTTTTATGCAAGGTTGTCCTTTAAGATGTCAGTATTGTCACAACCCAGATACTTGGAAATTATCTAATGGAAAAGAAATGGACACCGATTCTTTATTAGATGAAATATTAAAATACAGCTCATATATGCGGTTTTCTGGTGGCGGCGTTACAATGACAGGTGGTGAACCTTTGTTACAATTGGATTTTGTAAAAGAAATCCTAAAAGGGTGTAAAGAAAATGAAATTCATACTGCTTTAGATACTTCAGGATATATTTTTAATGATAACGTTAAAGACGTTCTTGATTACACCGACTTAGTATTATTAGATGTTAAAGGATACAACAAAGATAAATACAAAGACCTTACAGGTGTTGCATTGGATCCAACTTTAGACTTCTTAAGTTACTTAAATACCATTAACAAACCAACTTGGGTTAGATTCGTTCTTGTTCCAAATCTAACTGATGATGAAAAAGATCTTCATGATTTAGCAAAATTTTTATCTACTTTTAACAATATTGAACGATTAGAGTTGCTTCCATTTCATAAAATGGGCGAATATAAATGGGAAGAACTAGGGTATGAATACAAACTTAAAAATACAGATGAGCCCACGGAACAGGGAATTTTAAAAGCTAAGAATATTTTTGAGTCTTATAATATAAATGTCTATACAAATGAGTAA
- a CDS encoding GntR family transcriptional regulator, which translates to MNVPIYIQIKNELKKDIEKGVYQSGEKIPSERELSEQYKISRMTGRQAINELVKEGLVIREKGKGSFVAPPQFLQENIRSFTDTLLEQGYEPSTELLEFNTVYNLKEISRKLDEEPSTYYYKIKRLRFANNLPVALETVYIPKCKCKDLENHNLRGSLYEILKEYGYTIQSISCDIEACLSSKAIMGIFQLKKPTALLKVEGVNYTVDGEKLFYEEAYYKSSMYRYHVDIYKR; encoded by the coding sequence GTGAATGTACCTATTTATATACAAATAAAAAATGAATTAAAAAAAGACATAGAAAAAGGTGTCTACCAATCAGGAGAAAAAATACCGTCAGAACGGGAATTGTCAGAGCAATATAAAATTAGCAGAATGACAGGACGTCAAGCCATTAATGAATTGGTAAAAGAAGGATTGGTTATAAGAGAAAAAGGGAAAGGCTCTTTTGTTGCACCGCCGCAATTTTTGCAAGAAAACATTCGGTCGTTTACAGACACCTTGCTTGAACAAGGTTATGAACCGAGCACAGAGCTTTTAGAATTTAATACTGTGTATAATTTAAAAGAAATCAGTAGGAAGTTAGATGAAGAACCTAGTACCTACTATTATAAGATTAAACGGTTAAGGTTTGCCAATAATCTACCTGTGGCACTAGAAACCGTTTATATACCTAAGTGCAAATGCAAAGACTTAGAAAATCATAATTTAAGAGGATCTTTATACGAAATATTAAAAGAATATGGTTATACCATACAATCTATTTCTTGTGATATTGAAGCATGTTTATCTAGTAAAGCAATTATGGGTATCTTTCAACTCAAAAAACCGACAGCACTTTTAAAAGTGGAAGGGGTTAATTATACAGTTGATGGGGAAAAGTTGTTTTATGAAGAAGCTTATTACAAGTCTAGTATGTATCGGTATCATGTGGATATTTATAAGAGGTAG
- a CDS encoding adenylosuccinate synthase, whose product MPSQVIIGAQWGDEGKAKIIDILSKDADVVVRSQGGNNAGHTVAVNGEVYKFHLIPSGILYGDKLCVIGNGVVIDPQGILEEIEGLEAKNISTDRLRISLRAHLVMPYHKVLDGIKEEYRGNDDIGTTKKGIGPCYMDKVERSGLRVCDLLNPEYFAQKVRENVKIKNLIINRVYEKDIVLDAETIISEYMGYSERLKKYFADTTVIVHDAIQSNKNVLFEGAQGTLLDIDLGTYPYVTSSHPITGGVCVGSGIGPTMIDSSIGVMKGYITRVGKGPFPTELFDETGKQIRDVGHEYGTTTGRPRRCGWFDAVIGKFAVRTSGLTEIALNKIDVLSNIETIKICTAYKKGDEIINEFPASLEELKDCEPVYEELPGWGDIDHIRSYEDLPKEAKAYIKRVEELCGAKVTMVGVGPEREQNIYV is encoded by the coding sequence ATGCCTTCACAAGTAATTATAGGAGCCCAGTGGGGTGACGAGGGAAAAGCTAAAATTATAGATATTTTATCAAAAGATGCAGATGTTGTTGTTCGTTCTCAAGGAGGTAACAACGCAGGTCATACAGTAGCTGTTAATGGAGAGGTTTATAAATTCCATTTGATACCATCAGGGATACTATATGGTGATAAATTATGTGTAATAGGTAACGGTGTGGTTATTGACCCTCAAGGAATTTTAGAAGAAATAGAAGGATTAGAAGCAAAAAATATATCAACAGATCGTTTGAGAATTAGTTTAAGAGCCCATTTGGTTATGCCATATCATAAGGTGCTAGACGGCATTAAAGAAGAATACAGAGGCAATGATGATATTGGAACAACTAAAAAAGGGATAGGTCCTTGTTATATGGACAAAGTAGAACGCTCAGGCCTAAGGGTATGTGATTTATTAAACCCAGAGTATTTTGCTCAAAAAGTGAGAGAAAATGTAAAGATTAAGAATTTAATTATAAATAGAGTATATGAAAAAGATATTGTATTAGATGCTGAAACCATTATCAGTGAATATATGGGGTATTCTGAAAGACTGAAAAAATACTTTGCAGATACAACAGTCATTGTACATGATGCTATACAGAGTAATAAAAACGTATTGTTTGAAGGCGCACAAGGAACGTTATTAGATATTGATCTGGGTACGTATCCGTATGTAACATCATCTCATCCAATAACAGGTGGTGTATGTGTTGGTTCGGGCATAGGTCCAACAATGATTGACTCTTCTATTGGTGTTATGAAAGGTTATATAACACGAGTTGGAAAAGGACCATTTCCTACGGAATTATTTGACGAGACAGGAAAGCAAATTAGGGATGTAGGACATGAATATGGAACAACTACTGGCAGACCAAGAAGATGTGGATGGTTTGATGCTGTCATTGGAAAGTTTGCAGTTAGAACAAGTGGCTTAACAGAGATTGCCCTTAACAAAATAGATGTATTATCAAACATAGAAACTATAAAAATATGTACGGCATATAAAAAAGGCGATGAAATAATCAATGAATTCCCTGCAAGTTTAGAAGAGCTTAAAGACTGTGAACCTGTGTATGAAGAATTACCAGGATGGGGAGATATTGACCATATAAGAAGTTATGAAGATTTGCCAAAAGAAGCAAAGGCTTATATTAAAAGAGTTGAAGAGTTATGTGGTGCAAAAGTAACAATGGTTGGAGTAGGGCCAGAAAGAGAACAAAATATATATGTATAG
- the pflB gene encoding formate C-acetyltransferase: MRTEWQSFKKGNWQDAVDVRDFIQLNYTPYEGADEFLESATEKTTALWQKVCELTNKEREKGILDAETKKPSTIVSHGPGYVDKDLELIVGYQTDHPLKRGIMPFGGIRVVENALDSYGYELDPNTKEVFAKYRKTHNDGVFDAYTEEMRGARRSGVITGLPDSYGRGRIIGDYRRVALYGIDFLMAGKEVEKEQLDMDYMEADVIVLREEISNQIKALKELKEMAASYGFDISKPAKNSLEAIQWTYFGYLGAIKEQDGAAMSIGRVASFLDIYIERDLKNGYLTEKEAQELIDQFVIKLRMVRFLRTPAYNELFSGDPTWVTEAIGGMGVDGRTLVTKNSFRVLNTLYTIGPAPEPNLTVLWSENLPEGFKNFCAKVSIDTSSIQYENDDLMRQWFGDDYGIACCVSAMKIGKQMQFFGARANLAKALLYAINGGKDEKSGTQVGPMFAPITSDYLDYDEVMGRFEQVTDWLAQLYINTLNIIHYMHDKYNYESLQMALHDKNILRTSACGIAGLSVVADSLSAIKNSKVKVIRNEEGLAVDYEVEGEYPAFGNNDDEVDNIAKKVVEDFMNKLRKHKTYRDSVPTLSILTITSNVVYGKKTGSTPDGRKAGEPFAPGANPMHGRDQNGAIASMASVAKLPYEHAEDGISYTFSIVPKALGKDLDTRIKHLVGLLDGYFHDKGHHINVNVFDKETLLDAMDHPEKYPQLTIRVSGYAVNFIKLTREQQLDVIHRTFHERA; the protein is encoded by the coding sequence ATGAGAACTGAGTGGCAAAGTTTTAAAAAAGGAAATTGGCAAGATGCTGTTGATGTTCGTGATTTTATACAGTTAAATTACACACCTTATGAAGGCGCTGATGAATTTCTTGAAAGTGCAACAGAAAAAACAACTGCTTTATGGCAAAAAGTTTGTGAATTAACTAACAAAGAGAGAGAGAAGGGTATTTTAGATGCAGAAACTAAAAAACCTTCTACAATTGTTTCACACGGCCCAGGTTATGTGGATAAGGATTTAGAATTAATCGTTGGGTATCAAACAGACCACCCTTTAAAAAGAGGAATTATGCCTTTTGGTGGCATAAGAGTTGTAGAAAATGCACTTGATTCTTACGGTTATGAATTAGACCCTAATACAAAAGAAGTTTTTGCTAAATATCGCAAAACCCACAATGATGGTGTTTTTGACGCTTATACTGAAGAAATGAGAGGCGCAAGACGTTCTGGCGTTATTACAGGATTACCTGATTCATATGGTAGAGGCCGTATCATTGGTGATTATAGACGTGTGGCTTTATATGGAATTGACTTTTTAATGGCTGGTAAAGAAGTAGAAAAAGAACAATTAGATATGGATTATATGGAAGCCGATGTCATTGTTTTAAGAGAAGAAATTTCTAACCAAATTAAAGCTTTAAAAGAACTTAAAGAAATGGCTGCTTCATATGGTTTTGACATTAGCAAACCTGCAAAAAATTCTTTAGAAGCCATACAATGGACTTACTTTGGTTATTTAGGTGCTATTAAAGAACAAGATGGTGCTGCAATGTCTATTGGTAGAGTTGCTTCTTTCTTAGATATTTATATTGAAAGAGATTTAAAAAATGGTTACCTTACTGAAAAAGAAGCACAAGAATTAATCGATCAATTTGTTATTAAATTACGAATGGTTCGTTTCTTACGTACACCAGCCTATAATGAACTGTTCTCTGGAGACCCAACTTGGGTTACAGAAGCAATTGGTGGTATGGGTGTAGATGGTAGAACACTTGTAACCAAAAATAGTTTCAGGGTTCTTAACACATTATACACAATTGGACCTGCTCCAGAACCAAACTTAACTGTACTATGGTCAGAAAATTTACCTGAAGGCTTTAAAAACTTTTGTGCAAAAGTATCTATTGATACAAGTTCTATCCAATACGAAAATGATGATCTAATGCGCCAATGGTTTGGTGATGATTATGGCATTGCTTGTTGTGTATCTGCAATGAAGATTGGTAAACAAATGCAGTTCTTTGGTGCTAGAGCCAATTTAGCAAAAGCACTATTATATGCAATTAATGGTGGTAAAGATGAAAAATCAGGTACTCAAGTTGGTCCTATGTTTGCACCAATTACATCTGACTACTTAGATTACGATGAGGTTATGGGAAGATTTGAGCAAGTAACTGATTGGTTAGCTCAATTATACATTAACACACTTAACATCATTCATTATATGCATGATAAATACAATTATGAAAGCCTGCAAATGGCATTACACGATAAAAACATATTAAGAACTTCTGCTTGTGGCATTGCTGGTTTATCCGTAGTTGCAGACTCATTATCTGCTATTAAAAATTCTAAAGTAAAAGTGATTAGAAATGAAGAAGGATTAGCTGTTGATTATGAAGTGGAAGGCGAATATCCTGCATTTGGTAATAACGACGATGAAGTGGATAACATTGCAAAAAAAGTTGTGGAAGACTTTATGAACAAATTAAGGAAACACAAAACTTATAGAGACTCTGTACCAACTTTATCCATATTAACAATTACTTCTAACGTTGTATATGGTAAGAAAACAGGTAGTACACCAGATGGTAGAAAAGCAGGAGAACCTTTTGCCCCAGGAGCAAACCCAATGCACGGTCGTGACCAAAATGGCGCGATTGCTTCAATGGCATCTGTAGCAAAATTACCTTATGAGCATGCAGAAGATGGTATTTCATATACTTTCTCTATTGTACCAAAAGCTTTAGGAAAAGATTTAGATACCCGCATTAAGCATTTAGTAGGATTATTAGATGGTTATTTCCACGATAAAGGGCATCATATTAACGTCAACGTTTTTGACAAAGAAACTTTATTAGATGCAATGGATCACCCAGAAAAATATCCTCAATTGACAATTAGAGTATCTGGCTATGCTGTAAACTTTATTAAATTAACTAGAGAGCAACAACTAGATGTTATACACCGTACTTTCCATGAAAGAGCATAA
- a CDS encoding adaptor protein MecA — protein sequence MKLEKVNENQIKCTLNKSDLSDREIKLSELAYGTEKAQELFRDMMEQASFEFGFEVDDVPLMIEAIPLSTESIILIITKVDNPEDLETKFANLTSNIKRFKKKKSQQDTLRELSSNKKTEEKSKNYDKKFSVKSDEYLLIYTFNNLDDIILLSNNLDSMYTGINSLYKDNKNQTYYLVLHKSDFDDIIFKDLSTVLSEFGTKVLSTYATEAYYNEHYDVIIKNNALQNLSKL from the coding sequence ATGAAATTAGAAAAAGTAAATGAGAATCAAATTAAATGTACTTTAAACAAGTCAGATTTAAGTGATCGTGAAATAAAACTTAGTGAACTAGCATACGGTACTGAAAAAGCACAAGAGCTGTTTAGAGATATGATGGAACAGGCATCCTTTGAGTTTGGATTTGAAGTGGATGACGTTCCTTTAATGATTGAGGCAATACCTCTTTCTACTGAGAGTATTATACTCATTATTACAAAAGTAGATAATCCTGAAGACTTAGAAACAAAATTTGCTAACTTAACATCTAATATTAAAAGATTTAAGAAAAAGAAATCCCAACAAGATACCCTAAGGGAATTATCCTCTAACAAGAAAACGGAAGAAAAGTCTAAGAACTATGATAAGAAGTTCTCTGTTAAATCAGATGAATATTTACTAATCTATACTTTTAATAATTTAGATGATATTATATTATTGTCCAATAACCTAGACTCTATGTATACAGGAATTAATTCTTTATATAAAGATAATAAAAATCAAACTTACTATCTTGTACTACATAAGTCTGATTTCGATGATATAATATTTAAAGATCTTTCTACGGTTCTTTCAGAATTTGGAACAAAAGTATTATCTACTTATGCAACAGAAGCTTATTACAATGAACATTATGATGTCATTATTAAAAACAATGCCTTACAAAATTTAAGCAAGTTATAA
- a CDS encoding DUF1858 domain-containing protein, which yields MAKITKEMIIADIIAVDQGIIPILLEAGMHCVGCPSAQGETLEEASFVHGQNVEELVNKINDYLASK from the coding sequence ATGGCTAAAATAACAAAAGAAATGATAATTGCAGATATAATAGCAGTAGATCAAGGGATTATTCCTATTTTATTAGAAGCTGGTATGCATTGTGTAGGATGCCCTTCAGCGCAAGGAGAGACTTTGGAGGAAGCATCATTTGTACACGGTCAAAATGTTGAAGAGCTAGTTAATAAAATAAATGATTATCTAGCAAGTAAATAA
- a CDS encoding 4Fe-4S binding protein, which translates to MAYVISNECINCGACEPECPVSAITEGDIYVVDADTCIDCGACADVCPVDAPQPQ; encoded by the coding sequence ATGGCATATGTAATTTCAAATGAATGTATTAATTGTGGTGCTTGCGAACCAGAATGTCCAGTTTCAGCTATTACTGAAGGAGATATCTACGTAGTAGATGCTGACACTTGTATCGATTGTGGTGCTTGTGCGGATGTCTGTCCAGTTGATGCACCTCAACCACAGTAA